The Anas acuta chromosome 14, bAnaAcu1.1, whole genome shotgun sequence DNA window gaaCCGTGCCCAGCTTggtcagagccgtgccaaaccgttccgacctgtgccaagccgtgccaagccgtgccccgcccgggcagagctctgccaagccgtgccgagcccggtcagagctctgccaagccgtgccaagccattgcaagccgtgccaagccgtgcccagcccgggcagagctctgccaagccgtgcccagtccgggcagagccgtgccaagccgtgccaagccgtgccaagccgtgccaagccgtgccccgtccgggcagagccgtgccaaaccgtgccgagttgtgccaagccgtgccaagccgtgccaatccATGCCGAGCCTTGCCCTGCCCGGGTAGAGCCGTTCCAATCCGTGCCGAGCTGTGGCAAGCCGTGCCCCGCatgggcagagccgtgccaaaccgtgccgatctgtgccaagccatgccgatcagtgcccagcccgggcagagccgtgccaaaccgtgctgatctgtgccaagccgtgccaaaccgttcccagcccgggcagagccgtgccaaaccgtgccaaaatatgccgagccgtgcccagcccgggcagagccgtgccaaaccgtcCCCagcccggtcagagctgtgccaatccgtgccaagccatgccgagccgtgcccagcccgggcaggtccgtgccaaaccgtgccgagctgtgccaagccgtgccaagccgtgcccagcccgggcagagctgtgcctagacgtgccaagccgtgccaaaccgttcccagcccgggcagagccgtgccaaacagtgccaaAACATGCCGAgacgtgcccagcccgggcagagccgtgcgaAACCGTGCCCAGCAGAGCCAAgccctgcccagcccgggcagagctgtgccaagccgtgccaagccgtgcggagccgtgcccagcccggccagagccgtgccaaaccgtgccgagctgtgccaagccgtgtgaagccgtgccaagccgtgcccagcccgggcagagctgtgccaagccgtgccgagccatgccgagccgttccagcccgggcagagccgtgccaaaccgtgccgagatgtgccaagccgtgccaagccgtgccaagccatgccgaaCCGTGCCCAGCTTggtcagagccgtgccaaaccgtgccgagctgtgccaagccgtgccaagccgtgcccagcccgggcagagccgtgccaaaccgtgccgagatgtgccaagccgtgccaagccatgccgagcctTTCCCTgcccgggtagagccgtgccaatccgtgccgagctgtgccaagccgtgcccagcccgggcagagccgtgccaaaccgtgccgatctGTGCTAAGCCGTGCCacgccgtgcccagcccgggcagagccgtgccaagccgtgcccagcccggtcagagctgtgccaagccgtgaccagcccgggcagagccgtgccaaaccgtgccgagcagagccaagccgtgccccgtCCGGGCAGAGCCGTTCTAAACCGTCCCCAGCCCGGGCAtagctgtgccaagctgtgccaagccatgccgagccgtgcccagaccgggcagagccgtgccaaaccgtgccgagctgtgccaagccgtgccaacCCGTggccagcccgggcagagctgtgcctagcCGTGCccagccgtgccaaaccgttcccagcccgggcagagccgtgccaaacagtgccaaaacatgccgagccgtgcccagcccgggcagagccgtaCCAAACAGTGCCAAaacatgccgagccgtgcccagcccgggcagagccgtgcgaAACCGTGCCCAGcagagccaagccgtgcccagcccgggcacagctgtgccaagccgtgccaagccgtgcggagccgtgcccagcccgggcagagccgtgctaaaccgtgccgagctgtgccaaaccgtgcccagCTGTGCCtcgcccgggcagagccgtgccaaaccgtgccgatctGTGCCAGCCGTGCCGacccgtgccgagccgtgccgtgccgtgccgtgccgtgccgagccgtgcccagcccgggcagagccgtgccaaaccgtgccgagcagagccaagccgtgccccgcccgggcagagccgtgccaaaccgtgccgagatgtgccaagccgtgccaagcccggacagagccgtgccaaaccgtcCCCAGCCCGGTCAGAactctgccaagccgtgccaagccatgccgagccgtgcccagcccgggcagagccgtaccaaaccgtgccgagatgtgccaagccgtgccaagccgttcCAAACCgttcccagcccgggcagagccgtgccaaacactgccaagccatgccgagccgtgcccagcccgggcagagccgtgccaaaccgtgccgagctgtgccaagccgttcCAAACCgttcccagcccgggcagagccgtgccaaagagtgccaagccatgccgagctgtgcccagcccgggcagagccgtgccaaaccgtgccaaactgtgccaagccgtgccaagccgtgcccagcccgggcagagctgtgcctagacgtgccaagccgtgccaaaccgttcccagcccgggcagagccgtgccaaacagtgccaaaacatgccgagccgtgcccagcccgaGCAGAGCCGTGCGAAACCGTGCCCAGcagagccaagccgtgcccagcccgggcagagctgtgccaagccgtgccaagccgtgcggagccgtgcccagcccgggcacagtcgtgccaaaccgtgccgagctgtgccaagccgtgccaaaccgtgctaatccatgccgagccgtgcccagcccggccagagccgtgccaaaccgtgccgagctgtgccaagccgtgtgaagccgtgccaagccgtgcccagcccgggcagagctgtgccaagccgtgccgagccatgccgatcagtgcccagcccgggcagagccgtgccaaaccgtgccgagatgtgccaagccgtgccaagccgtgccaagccatgccgaaCCGTGCCCAGCTTggtcagagccgtgccaaaccgtgccgagctgtgccaagccgtgccaagccgtgcccagcccgggcagacctctgccaagccgtgcccagcccggtcagagctctgccaagccgtgccaagccatgccgagccgtgcccagcccgggcagagccgtgtcaaaccgtgccgagctgtgccaagccgtgccaagccgtgcccagcccgggcagagccgtgccaaaccgtgccgagatgtgccaagccgtgccaagacATGCCGAGCCTTTCCCTgcccgggtagagccgtgccaatccgtgccgagctgtgccaagccgtgccaagccatgccgagcctTTCCctgcccgggcagagccgtgccaaaccgtgccgatctGTGCTAAGCCGTGCCacgccgtgcccagcccgggcagagccgtgccaagccgtgcccagcccggtcagagctgtgccaagccgtgccccgtCCGGGCAGAGCCGTTCCAAACCGTCCCCAGCCCGGGCAtagctgtgccaagctgtgccaagccatgccgagccgtgcccagaccgggcagagccgtgccaaaccgtgccgagctgtgccaagccgtgccaagccgtggccagcccgggcagagctgtgcctagcCGTGCccagccgtgccaaaccgttcccagcccgggcagagccgtgccaaacagtgccaaaacatgccgagccgtgcccagcccgggcagagccgtaCCAAACAGTGCCAAaacatgccgagccgtgcccagcccgggcagagccgtgcgaAACCGTGCCCAGcagagccaagccgtgcccagcccgggcacagctgtgccaagccgtgccaagccgtgcggagccgtgcccagcccgggcagagccgtgctaaaccgtgccgagctgtgccaaaccgtgcccagCTGTGCCtcgcccgggcagagccgtgccaaaccgtgccgatctGTGCCAGCCGTGCCGacccgtgccgagccgtgccgtgccgtgccgtgccgtgccgagccgtgcccagcccgggcagagccgtgccaaaccgtgccgagcagagccaagccgtgccccgcccgggcagagccgtgccaaaccgtgccgagatgtgccaagccgtgccaagcccggacagagccgtgccaaaccgtgccaaactgtgccaagccgtgccaagccgtgcccagcccgggcagagctgtgcctagacgtgccaagccgtgccaaaccgttcccagcccgggcagagccgtgccaaacagtgccaaAACATGCCGAgacgtgcccagcccgggcagagccgtgcgaAACCGTGCCCAGcagagccaagccgtgcccagcccgggcagagctgtgccaagccgtgccaagccgtgcggagccgtgcccagcccgggcacagtcgtgccaaaccgtgccgagctgtgccaagccgtgccaaaccgtgctaatccatgccgagccgtgcccagcccggccagagccgtgccaaaccgtgccgagctgtgccaagccgtgtgaagccgtgccaagccgtgcccagcccgggcagagccgtgccaagccgtgccgagccatgccgagccgttccagcccgggcagagccgtgccaaaccgtgccgagatgtgccaagccgtgccaagccgtgccaagccatgccgaaCCGTGCCCAGCTTggtcagagccgtgccaaaccgtgccgagctgtgccaagccgtgccaagccgtgcccagcccgggcagacctctgccaagccgtgcccagcccggtcagagctctgccaagccgtgccaagccatgccgagctgtgcccagcccgggcagagccgtgccaaaccgtgccaaactgtgccaagccgtgccaagccgtgcccagcccgggcagagctgtgcctagacgtgccaagccgtgccaaaccgttcccagcccgggcagagccgtgccaaacagtgccaaAACATGCCGAgacgtgcccagcccgggcagagccgtgcgaAACCGTGCCCAGCAGAGCCAAgacgtgcccagcccgggcagagctgtgccaagccgtgccaagccgtgcggagccgtgcccagcccgggcacagtcgtgccaaaccgtgccgatctgtgcctagccgtgccaagccgtgcccagcccgggcagagccgtgccaaaccgtgcccagTAGAGCCAAgccctgcccagcccgggcagagctgtgccaagccgtgcgaAGCCGTGCCacgccgtgcccagcccgggcagagccgtgccaaaccgtgccgagatgtgccaagccgtgccaagccgtgccccgcatgggcagagccgtgccaaacagtgccgagctgtgccaagccgtgcctagccgtgcccagcccgggcacagccgtgccaaaccgtgccgagctgtgccaagccgtgccaagccgtgcccggcccgggcagagctgtgccaagccgtgctaaacaatgccgagccgtgcccagcccgggcagagccgtgccaaaccgtgccgagctgtgccaagccgtgccaagccgtgccccgcccgggcagagccgtgccaaaccgtgccgatctGTGCCAAGCCGTTCCAAGCCGTGCCAGctcgggcagagccgtgccaaaccgtgccgagatgtgccaagccgtgccaagccatgccgaaCCGTGCCCAGCTTggtcagagccgtgccaaaccgtgccgagctgtgcaaagccgtgcccagcccggtcAGAGatctgccaagccgtgccaagccattgCAAGCCGtaccaagccgtgccccgcccgggcagagctctgccaagccgtgcccagtccgggcagagctctgccaagccgtgcccagcccgggcagagccgtgccaagccgtgccaagccgtgccaagccgtgcccagcccgggcagagccgtgccaaaccgtgccgagctgtgccaagccgtgccaagccgtgccaatccATGCCGAGCCTTGCCCTGCCCGGGTAGAGCCGTTCCAATCCGTGCCTAGacatgccaagccgtgccccgcatgggcagagccgtgccaaaccgtgccgatctgtgcccagcagagccaagccgtgcccagcccgggcagagccgtgccaagccgtgcccagtccggtcagagctgtgccaagccgtgccaagccgttccaagccatgccgagccgtgcccagcccgggcagagccgtgccaaactgtgccgagcagagccaagccgtgccccgcccgggcagagccgtgccaaaccgtgccgagccgtgccaagccgtgcttagaccgggcagagctgtgcctagcCGTGCCAAAGCATGCCGATCAGTTCCCAGCCCGGgtacagccgtgccaaaccgtgctgatctgtgccaagccgtgccaaaccgttcccagcccgggcatagctgtgccaagccgtgccaagccattgcaagccgtgcccagcccgggcacagccgtgccaaaccgtgccgagctgtgccaagccgtgccaaaccgtgccaaaaCATGCCGAGCCCTGCCCAGCCCgtgcagagccgtgccaagccgtgcaAAGCCATGCggagccctgcccagcccaggcacagtcgtgccaaactgtgccgagctgtgccaagccgtgcgaaaccgtgccaagccgtgcccagcctgggcagagtcgtgccaaaccgtgccgagatgtgccaagccgtgccaaaccgttcccagcccgggcatagctgtgccaagccgtgccaagccattgcaagccgtgcccagcccgggcagagccgtgccaaacagtgccgagctgtgcgaagccgtgccaagccgtacCCAGTCCGGgcacagccgtgccaaaccgtgccaaaacttgccgagccgtgccaagccgtgcccagcccgggcagagctgtgcctagcCGTGCTAaacaatgccgagccgtgcccagcccgggcagagccgtgccaaaccgtgccgagctgtgccaagccgtgccaagccgtgcccagcccgggcacagccgtgccaatccgtgccgagctgtgccaagccgtacCAAGCCGTtccccgcccgggcagagccgtgccaaaccgtgccgagctgtgccaagccgtgcccagcccgggcagagccgtgccaaaccgtgccgatctGTGCCAAGCCGTTCCAAGCCGTGCCAGctcgggcagagccgtgccaaaccgtgccgagatgtgccaagccgtgccaagccatgccgaaCCGTGCCCAGCTTggtcagagccgtgccaaaccgtgccgagctgtgcaaagccgtgcccagcccggtcAGAGatctgccaagccgtgccaagccattgCAAGCCGtaccaagccgtgccccgcccaggcagagctctgccaagccgtgcccaacCCGGTCAGAGatctgccaagccgtgccaagccattgcaagccgtgccaagccgtgcccagtccgggcagagctctgccaagccgtgcccagcccgggcagagccgtgccaagccgtgccaagccgtgccaagccgtgccccgcccgggcagagccgtgccaaaccgtgccgagctgtgccaagccgtgccaagccgtgccaatccATGCCGAGCCTTGCCCTGCCCGGGTAGAGCCGTTCCAATCCGTGCCTAGACATGCCAAGCCGTGTCCCGCatgggcagagccgtgccaaaccgtgccgatctgtgccaagccgtgtcaagccgtgcccagcccgggcagagccgtgccaagccgtgcccagtccggtcagagctgtgccaagccgtgccaagccgttccaagccatgccgagccgtgcccagcccgggcagagccgtgccaaactgtgccgagcagagccaagccgtgccccgcccgggcagagccgtgccaaaccgtgccgagccgtgccaagccgtgccaagccgtgcttagaccgggcagagctgtgcctagcCGTGCCAAAGCATGCCGATCAGTTCCCAGCCCGGgtacagccgtgccaaaccgtgctgatctgtgccaagccgtgccaaaccgttcccagcccgggcatagctgtgccaagccgtgccaagccattgcaagccgtgcccagcccgggcacagccgtgccaaaccgtgccgagctgtgccaagccgtgccaaaccgtgccaaaaCATGCCGAGCCCTGCCCAGCCCgtgcagagccgtgccaagccgtgcaAAGCCATGCggagccctgcccagcccaggcacagtcgtgccaaactgtgccgagctgtgccatgccgtgcgaagccgtgccaagccgtgcccagcctgggcagagtcgtgccaaaccgtgccgagatgtgccaagccgtgccaaaccgttcccagcccgggcatagctgtgccaagccgtgccgagatgtgccaagccgtgccaagccgtgcccagcccgggcagagccgtgccaaacagtgccgagctgtgcgaagccgtgccaagccgtgcccagtccgggcacagccgtgccaaaccgtgccaaaacatgccgagccgtgccaagccgtgcccagcccgggcagagctgtgcctagcCGTGCTAaacaatgccgagccgtgcccagcccgtgcagagccgtgccaaaccgtgcccagCAGAGCCAAGCCCTGCCCATCCctgtcagagctgtgccaagccgtgcgaagccgtgccaagccgtgcccagcccgggcagagccgtgcaaAACCGTGCCgagatgtgccaagccgtgccaagccgtgccccgcatgggcagagccgtgccaaacagtgccgagctgtgcgaagccgtgccaagccgtgccccgcccgggcagagccgtgccaaaccgtgccgagctgtgccaagccgtgccaagccgtgcccagcccgggtacagccgtgccaaacagtgctgagctctgccaagccgtgccaagccgtgccaatccatgccgagccgtgccgagcccgggcagagccgtgccaaaccgtgccgagatgtgccaagccgtgcccagtccggtcagagctgtgcccagcccgggcagagtcgtgccaaaccgtgccgagcagagccaagccgtgccaagccgtgcccagcccgggaagagccgtgccaagacgtgcccatcccggtcagagctgtgccaagccgtgccaagccatgccgatcagttcccagcccgggcacagccgtgccaaaccgtgccgagatGTGCCAAGCCCTGCCAAACCgttcccagcccgggcagagccgtgccaaaccgtgccaaaacatgccgagccgtgcccatcccgggcagagccgtgccaagccgtgtcAATCCATGtcgagccgtgcccagcccgggcagagccgtgccaaaccgcgccgagccgtgccaagccgtgccgagccgtgcccagcccgggcagacccgtgccaaaccgtgccgagctgtgccaaccgtgccaagccgtgcccgGCCGTCCCCCAGCCGGAGCAGGTCcccccggctcggctcggctcggctcggcaccCCGTGGCTCCGCGCTGTCCCGGCTCGCCGCAGGGGAGCTgtgccctgggggtgctgccccGCACAGGCTCGGCACCCCCGGACTGTCCCATCACACCGCACCCTCCCCCCGTCCCCGGGCGTCCTGAGcccgtccccatcccaccccgtccccatcccatttcctcccgatcccatcccctccccaccacaacctgtccccatcccatcccctccaCATCCCACCCCGTCCCTACACCACCCCATTCCCCCATCCGCTCCTCATCCCACTGCTTCCTCATCACATTCTGCTTCCActctgtcccatcccatcccatcccatcccatcccatcccatttccacccagccccatcccacctcGCCCCCTGCCCCAatcccccacctcctcctgccccagcccctgccttgcCCCCtcccgtgccccccacccctccccagctgcagtggggCCCCCGCCTTGTCCTGCCCAGCTGTGAGCCCTTAAAAACCCTGGGGGCAActatggggctgtgctggccacCATGGCTTCAGGGGAGCAGGTGAGTCCTCTCCTGGCCCTGCTCAGCCCATAGCGGGGCTGGGACCAGCAGTAGGGCCTGGgcagccctgctgtccccttggggctgtggggtgggggccCTGTCCCCCTAttggggtggctgtggggctcCTGAGGCTGTCCCTGCACCCCAGAGGAGGCAAgaggagcggcggcggcggagggctcagcagcaggagctgctcctggcagaGAGCCTGGGCAAGCACCCCCTGCAGAACAGGTACAGGGAggggggctggctgtggggagcctcccccagcaccaggagggggatttggggggggctCCAGCCTGGTTGATGCCcacctttcccccccccccccccccccaggtgggCGCTGTGGTTCTTCAAGAACGACAAGAGCAAGATGTGGCAGGCCAACCTGCGCCTGGTCACCAAGTTCAGCACGGTGGAGGACTTCTGGGCGTGAgtgcctgcagagcagggggGCATGGAGAcccccgggggggtgggggggtcctaGGGCACTGCTCCTCACTGCCTCTTGTCTCACCCCCCCCCCGCTGCAGCCTCTACAGCCACATCCAGCTGGCCAGCAAGCTCACCTCGGGCTGCGACTACTCCCTCTTCAAGGTGCGACGCCCCTGTGCCAAGGcaccctggtgctgggggccactgggggaggggggaaacgGCCCCCGAGCTGGTTGTGTCCGTGTGCTGAGCATCCCCCtgcccgtccccgtccccaggATGGCATCGAGCCCATGTGGGAGGACAGCCAGAACAAGCGCGGCGGGCGCTGGCTCATCACCCTGGCCAAGCAGCAGAGGCACACGGAGCTGGACCGCTTCTGGCTGGAGACGG harbors:
- the EIF4E1B gene encoding eukaryotic translation initiation factor 4E type 1B, which codes for MASGEQRRQEERRRRRAQQQELLLAESLGKHPLQNRWALWFFKNDKSKMWQANLRLVTKFSTVEDFWALYSHIQLASKLTSGCDYSLFKDGIEPMWEDSQNKRGGRWLITLAKQQRHTELDRFWLETLLCLIGEMFDEYSDEVCGAVINIRAKGDKIAIWTREAENQEGVTHIGRVYKEHLGLSQKVTIGYQAHADTATKSGSLTKNKFVV